One Synergistetes bacterium HGW-Synergistetes-1 genomic window, GGACAGTTTCTTTGTCCCCTCATTGGTAGTAACGTGGCCTTGAAAGCCCACTTTTGTCAGTAAGCCTCTCTCCCGCAAAGACCTTAATACTCTTCCTGCCCCTGCCTCGCTGATGCATATTCCCTTTTCTCTCAGCATTACAGAGATGGAACCGGCTCCAACAGGAACATTTGTGGCCCGTGCAGCTTCAAGGACCATCATGTTGATCAGATCCTCATCATGTGAACGCACTTTATAGACACCTCCGAAAACATAGAACATAATTTTGTTGCTGAGCTGCTCATCAACTCTGAGCAGCTGCCGGATGGATTATATAGAATTTTCACGGAGAATGCAATTATTAGTTGCGAGGCGATCGGCATCTTCCACCCCTTTGATGTCCTTTTTCCCTGTTGATATTCTTACAAAGATAAAGGGAAGGAGATGCCCTCGCATTCCTTCCCTTTATTGACTCTTATTTTCGGGAAGAGTCCGTCAGTATTTTTTATATTACCAGTTTTTGGCCTGGATCTCAAAATGTGCCTGCTGGTGATCGCAGACAGGGCATTTTTGGGGAGCTTCTTTGCATTCGAATATCGCTCCGCAGTTGCGGCACTTCCAGAAGACTTTTCCGTCCTTCAGGAATACGTGCCCTTCTTCAATGTTCTTCGCAAAATCCTTATAACGTTTTTCATGTTCTGCTTCGACTTTTGCTATATTCCTGAACATCTCAGCAAGTTCCCTGAAGCCCTCTTCTTCTGCTTCCTTTGCCATTCGAGGATACATGTCGTTCCACTCGTAGTTTTCACCTTCAGCTGCCGCCTTGAGGTTATCTGAGGTCGATCCTATTCCTGAAAGTGCCTTGAAGTGGAGCTTAGCGTGTTCTTTCTCGTTGTCGGCTGTCTCGAGGAAGATGGCTGCTATTTGTTCATATCCTTCCTTTTTCGCAACTGATGCAAAATAGGTGTATTTGTTGCGTGCCATCGACTCTCCTGCAAAAGCTTCCCACAGGTTTTTTTCCGTTTTGCTTCCTTTAAGTTCCATATGTGACGCCCCCATGCCTTATAATTTTTATTGCCATAGATATTTTATAACTATTATATTTAATGTCAAAATATGTAAGCTATTTTGCCGATAAGTCACTTGAAGACTGAAAGTTATGAATGTATACTCTTAAAACCGTTCAAAAAATTACCTAATTTAAAAGCGAAAATGCAGACCAATTTTAGAAAACATTGATGTTTTTGTATGATTTAAAGTATCAGCCAAGGAGGGAACAATATGGACAATATCCATTCGTCTGAGTCTGAGGTGACAATTTCTTTTTGCGCTGCTGCAGGACTGGGTCTTCAGACAGCTGAAGACCTGGCGAGGCAGATGCTCTCAAAAGCCGGTTATTATGTATTCTCCACCCGGGAATACATGTCAAGGGTAAGAGGTGGGAATAATTCTACACAGATAAGAGTTTCCACCAAACCGGTAAGAGCTTATGTAGACAATATCGACTGGCTTTTCGCGCTTTCTCCGGAGCTAAGGTCCAACATAACAGAAAAAATTTCTGAAAAAACAAAAATACTGGGTGACGCGTCTGCAATGGAAGGTGAGATATCTTCCCTTGGAAGAAAAATGATAGACCTCGACCTTGCGAAAAGGGCTGCCGATCTCGGGAGCCCGAAATTCTCCTCGATGATAGTTGCCGGGTTCATAGCAGGCATCTTTATGCTGGAAGAGAATGCCGCAGATGAACTGATCGAAAAGCGTTTCTCCGACGCAGATCTCTCAGAGAAAAATAAAATGGCATTCAGGACCGGACATCAGCTTGGAAAGGACAACGTCGGAGGCAAAGCTGTACTGACGGCACCGGATAAACCGGCCGGAGATGAAATATTCCTTGACGGAAACAGTGCTGTTGCCCTTGGATCGGCTTCTGCCGGCTGCAATTACATAACGGCATACCCGATGTCTCCCGGAACAGGTGTCTTTTCATATTTTGCGAAAAACGCAAAACTGCTGGGGAGCGTAGTCGAGCAGGTCGAGGATGAGATATCTGCTATAAATATGGTCGTAGGGGCTGCCTATGCGGGAGCAAGGTCAATGACCACAACTTCAGGGGGCGGATTTGTGCTTATGTGCGAGGGGATCAGCCTGGCCGGAATAACCGAGACGCCTGTAGTGGTCCACCTTGCCCAGAGACCGGGTCCTGCCACGGGACTTGCTACGAGGACGGAGCAGGCAGACCTTGAACTTGCTCTTCATGCGGGGCATGGAGAGTTTCCAAAAGCACTTTACGCGCCTGTGAACGTTGAAAGCGCATTCAGGCTCGCAGGCCGGGCCTTCCATACGGCACACAAATATCAGGTGCAGTCCATCATACTGACTGACCAGTACCTCCTTGACAGCGGGTACGACGTTATCAGGCCCGACCCGTCATCCATACCTGCACCTCTGCATCCGGCCAAAACAGAGAATGGTTACAAAAGATACGCTTTTCCGAAGAAGGGTGAATATGTTTCCCCCTTCGGGGTCCCGGGATACGGAGAAGGATTTGTTTCCTTCGACAGCCATGAGCATACCGAAGATGCCCATATAACAGAGGACAGGTCTCTCAGGAAAGCAATGGTGGAAAAGAGACTGAAAAAACTTGAAGCATTGACCGAAGAAGCTATTCCGCCAATCGTTATAGGTCCCGAAAAGTATGACACCGCGGTCATCTGCTGGGGATCTGTATTCGAGCCTCTGAAAGAAGCCATGGAGATGCTTGGCTGCAAAAACGCGGCGCTTATAGCTTGTGAGCAGGTCTATCCGCTTTCGGAGGAATTCCGGAAGATCATTTCATCGCCCTGCAGGAAGATATTTGTTGAGGGAAACGCCACAGGACAGTTCTCAAGGGTGGTGCGCTCCCTTACGGGAACAGGCGCGGATGAAACGATACTTAAATACAACGGTTTCCAGTTCACCGTTGAAGAGCTGGCCGAGGAACTTGACAAGCTCCTGAGCGTAAGATCATAGGGAAAGGGGACTGCTGACAATGATCAAGACAGCATTCGATTACACAGGCGAGATATCCTGGTGCCCGGGATGCGGGGATTATAAGATTCTTGAGTCCCTGAAGATGGCGCTCAGCGAGCTGGGGCTGGACCCCGCAGAGGTAGTGATAGCGTCCGGCATAGGGCAGGCTGCCAAGATGCCTCATTATTTGAAATGCCACTGCGTCAACGGTCTCCACGGCAGGTCTCTCCCCCTTGCTGCGGGCATAAAGGCCTCTAACAGGAGCCTTACTGTTATAGCTGTTGGCGGGGACGGCGACATGTATGGAGAGGGCGGGAACCACTTCATGCATGCCATAAGGAGAAACCCTGACATCACCAATATCGTGTGCAACAACATGATATACGGGCTTACAAAGGGACAGGGATCGCCGACGACCGCGATAGGAATGAAGACCTCGACCCAGCCCTTCGGGGTTACTAGCAAGCCGCTGAATCCGTTGCTTCTCGCTCTCTCGTGCGGGGCGACATTCGTGGCCCGTGCTTCGGCCGCTGATGCAGAGAAAACAAAGGATATCATTGTAAAGGCGATACAGCACAAGGGCTATGCTCTGGTAGACATATTCCAGCCATGTGTCTCGTTCAACAAGGTCAACACCTGGCAGTGGCTCTCTAAGAGTACAAAGTGGCTTGACGAAGAGAGGGATGCGTCAGACAAGCTTGAGGCGATGAGACTTTCAATGGAGACAGACCCATATCCGCTGGGCATTATTTACAAGAGTGAAACCGAAAAGACCTTCGAGGAAAATCAGGCTCCCTATGAAGCAGGGGACGATACTCCGTTATACGCGAGGACGCCTGCCCTTGAAAACATAAGGAAGCTTCTGGCCTGATCTCAGGGATGAAGGCAGCAAATGAACAAAGGCCGGGCTATAGCAGCCCGGCTTGATTTTTCTAACGATTTTTTACTGCATCATCGAAAGGAAGTAGTAATGGACTGTCAGATCATCGGTGATCTCGGGATGGAAAGAGGTAACAAGCATGTTTGCCTCCCTGGCGGCAGTTATCACTCCATTGTCAGAGGAAAGTATCATGACATCTTTTCCCACTGACGAAATGTAGGGGGCCCTGATGAAATACATCGGGATCTTCCCCATGCCTCCAAAATCGCCCGTTGTCATGAAACTCCCCAGCTGTCTTCCGTAGGCATTCCGTTTTACGGTGATATCCATGACTGCAAAATGTTTTCTGTCGTCGTTCTCTATTCTTTTAGCCAGAAGCACCATTCCGGCGCATGTACCATAAACAGGGAGCCCTCCCTTTATCATCGGCAGGATCATATCGAAAAGCCCCGATTCCCGAAGCAGTTTTCCCTGAGCAGTGCTCTCTCCTCCGGGGAAAATCAGCCCATCGATATTAGGGGAAAGATCTGAGGGAGACCGTATCTCCTTTACGGATACCCCAAGCTTACCAAGAGCTGAACAGTGTTCCTCAAAAGCTCCCTGGACAGCCACGACCCCTACGGTGAAGATCCTGTTCATCCTTATTTTCCGCGTTCTGCCATCAGTACGGCGATCTCACTTTCGTTGATGCCGACCATCGCCTCGCCAAGATCCTCTGAGACATCTGCAAGGACTTTGGGATCCATGTAGTTTGTGACTGCCTTGACTATAGCAGCCGCGCGCCTTTTCGGATCACCTGATTTGAATATCCCGCTCCCGACGAAAACGCCCTCAGCCCCAAGCTGCATCATAAGCGATGCATCCGCGGGAGTCGCTACTCCGCCCGCCGCGAAGTTTACGACAGGGAGCCTGCCCTCTTCATGAACGGAGAGGAGGAGTTCATAGGGGACCTGCAATTCTTTGGCAGCCTCAAAGATCTCATCTTTCCTCATTGACCTGACTCTTGATATCTCTGCATTCATAGCTCTAAGGTGGCGTACTGCCTGGATAACATCACCGGTGCCGGGTTCGCCCTTGGTCCTTATCATGGTCGCTCCTTCGGCTATGCGGCGGAGAGCTTCTCCCAGGTTTCTCGCTCCGCAGACGAACGGAACTTTGAACATCGTCTTGTCGATGTGGTAAATGTCATCTGCTGGGCTTAGGACTTCGCTCTCGTCGATGTAATCTATCTCGATGGCTTCGAGGATCTGGGCTTCGACGAAGTGGCCGATGCGGCACTTGGCCATTACAGGTATAGATACGGCGGCCTGGATGTTCTTTATCATTTTGGGGTCGCTCATTCTCGATATTCCTCCCGCCTGCCTGATATCGGCAGGTATCCTTTCAAGGGCCATAACAGCGCAGGCTCCGGCCTCCTCAGCTATGCGCGCCTGTTCCGGTGTGGTCACGTCCATTATTACTCCGCCCTTGAGCATTTTTGCGAGATCTCTATTAAGTTTCACCTGTTCACTGATGATCATTATGATCATTCCTCCTTGTAGTTTATTAAAAAGCGTATTATATTTATAAGTGTCAATTGTCATTTCCACAATGGACAGATTTTGGCATTTTAAACATGACAGATTGGAGCGCATAAAGTGATATATGATTTCATCGTAATTGACCCTGATTCTCATGTCCCTCTATGGATGCAGATCTACCATGGAATGACTGAAGCGCTTGAGAGGCAGATGATAGAGCCTTCAGACAGGCTTCCTTCTATCCGTGACTTGTCGGAAGGTCTGGGAATAAGCCGTTCCCCTGTGGAAAACGCATATGTTCACCTGCAGCTGGATGGCTTCATAGAA contains:
- a CDS encoding rubrerythrin family protein, whose product is MELKGSKTEKNLWEAFAGESMARNKYTYFASVAKKEGYEQIAAIFLETADNEKEHAKLHFKALSGIGSTSDNLKAAAEGENYEWNDMYPRMAKEAEEEGFRELAEMFRNIAKVEAEHEKRYKDFAKNIEEGHVFLKDGKVFWKCRNCGAIFECKEAPQKCPVCDHQQAHFEIQAKNW
- a CDS encoding 2-oxoacid:acceptor oxidoreductase subunit alpha: MDNIHSSESEVTISFCAAAGLGLQTAEDLARQMLSKAGYYVFSTREYMSRVRGGNNSTQIRVSTKPVRAYVDNIDWLFALSPELRSNITEKISEKTKILGDASAMEGEISSLGRKMIDLDLAKRAADLGSPKFSSMIVAGFIAGIFMLEENAADELIEKRFSDADLSEKNKMAFRTGHQLGKDNVGGKAVLTAPDKPAGDEIFLDGNSAVALGSASAGCNYITAYPMSPGTGVFSYFAKNAKLLGSVVEQVEDEISAINMVVGAAYAGARSMTTTSGGGFVLMCEGISLAGITETPVVVHLAQRPGPATGLATRTEQADLELALHAGHGEFPKALYAPVNVESAFRLAGRAFHTAHKYQVQSIILTDQYLLDSGYDVIRPDPSSIPAPLHPAKTENGYKRYAFPKKGEYVSPFGVPGYGEGFVSFDSHEHTEDAHITEDRSLRKAMVEKRLKKLEALTEEAIPPIVIGPEKYDTAVICWGSVFEPLKEAMEMLGCKNAALIACEQVYPLSEEFRKIISSPCRKIFVEGNATGQFSRVVRSLTGTGADETILKYNGFQFTVEELAEELDKLLSVRS
- a CDS encoding 2-oxoacid ferredoxin oxidoreductase (catalyzes the coenzyme A-dependent decarboxylation of 2-oxoacids, such as pyruvate and 2-oxoglutarate) — its product is MIKTAFDYTGEISWCPGCGDYKILESLKMALSELGLDPAEVVIASGIGQAAKMPHYLKCHCVNGLHGRSLPLAAGIKASNRSLTVIAVGGDGDMYGEGGNHFMHAIRRNPDITNIVCNNMIYGLTKGQGSPTTAIGMKTSTQPFGVTSKPLNPLLLALSCGATFVARASAADAEKTKDIIVKAIQHKGYALVDIFQPCVSFNKVNTWQWLSKSTKWLDEERDASDKLEAMRLSMETDPYPLGIIYKSETEKTFEENQAPYEAGDDTPLYARTPALENIRKLLA
- a CDS encoding pyridoxal 5'-phosphate synthase glutaminase subunit PdxT: MNRIFTVGVVAVQGAFEEHCSALGKLGVSVKEIRSPSDLSPNIDGLIFPGGESTAQGKLLRESGLFDMILPMIKGGLPVYGTCAGMVLLAKRIENDDRKHFAVMDITVKRNAYGRQLGSFMTTGDFGGMGKIPMYFIRAPYISSVGKDVMILSSDNGVITAAREANMLVTSFHPEITDDLTVHYYFLSMMQ
- a CDS encoding pyridoxal 5'-phosphate synthase lyase subunit PdxS gives rise to the protein MISEQVKLNRDLAKMLKGGVIMDVTTPEQARIAEEAGACAVMALERIPADIRQAGGISRMSDPKMIKNIQAAVSIPVMAKCRIGHFVEAQILEAIEIDYIDESEVLSPADDIYHIDKTMFKVPFVCGARNLGEALRRIAEGATMIRTKGEPGTGDVIQAVRHLRAMNAEISRVRSMRKDEIFEAAKELQVPYELLLSVHEEGRLPVVNFAAGGVATPADASLMMQLGAEGVFVGSGIFKSGDPKRRAAAIVKAVTNYMDPKVLADVSEDLGEAMVGINESEIAVLMAERGK